One segment of Mus caroli chromosome 6, CAROLI_EIJ_v1.1, whole genome shotgun sequence DNA contains the following:
- the Tigd2 gene encoding tigger transposable element-derived protein 2, whose protein sequence is MLGKRKRVVLTIKDKLDIIKKLEEGNSFKKLSVLYGIGESTVRDIKKNKERIINYANSSDPTSGVSKRKSMKSSTYEELDRVMIEWFNQQKTDGIPVSGTICAKQARFFFDALGMEGDFNASSGWLTRFKQRHGIPKAAGKGTKLKGDETAASEFCGNFQEFVERENLLPEQIYGADQTGLFWKCLPTRTLAFDTDQSTCEYRTSRERIIIMCCANATGSHKLNLCVVGKAKRPRAFKGTDLSNLPVTYFSQKSAWIEQSVLKQWFEKCFVPQVQKHLKSKGLREKAVLLLDFPAAHPAEELLSSDDGRIIVKYLPPNVTSLIQPMSQGVLTTVKRYYRAGLIQKYMDEGNDPKTFWKNLTVLDAIYEASRAWNQIRSNTITRAWKKLFPGNEENPSVSIDEGAILAANLATVLQNTEDCEHVNIENIEQWFDSRSSGSNCQVLADIVGAADRVKVTEQKPSRKTRKAELNPEKHISHKAALEWTENLLDYLEQQDDMLLSDKLVLRRLRTIIRRKQRIQNKSHL, encoded by the coding sequence ATGTTGGGGAAACGTAAACGTGTGGTCCTGACAATTAAAGACAAACTTGACATTATTAAGAAGCTTGAAGAAGGCAACTCCTTCAAAAAACTTTCTGTCCTGTATGGAATTGGTGAATCCACAGTTcgtgacattaaaaaaaacaaagagagaattaTAAACTATGCCAACAGTTCAGACCCTACTAGTGGGGTGTCCAAGCGTAAATCCATGAAGTCGTCAACGTATGAGGAGCTTGACAGAGTGATGATAGAATGGTTTAATCAACAGAAAACAGATGGCATTCCAGTGTCTGGAACGATCTGTGCAAAGCAGGCTAGGTTCTTCTTTGATGCATTGGGCATGGAAGGTGATTTTAATGCCTCTTCTGGCTGGCTTACTAGGTTTAAGCAGCGCCACGGTATTCCAAAGGCTGCCGGGAAAGGCACAAAATTAAAAGGGGATGAAACTGCTGCCAGTGAATTTTGTGGTAACTTTCAGGAATTTGTGGAAAGAGAAAATCTCCTACCAGAACAGATTTATGGTGCTGACCAAACTGGATTGTTCTGGAAATGTCTACCAACGAGGACCTTGGCTTTTGACACGGACCAGAGTACTTGCGAGTATAGGACAAGCAGAGAAAGAATCATTATTATGTGTTGTGCAAATGCCACAGGTTCACACAAGCTTAATCTCTGTGTTGTGGGGAAAGCAAAAAGACCCCGTGCATTCAAAGGAACTGACCTTTCAAACCTCCCTGTCACTTACTTCAGTCAAAAAAGTGCATGGATCGAGCAGTCTGTTCTCAAACAGTGGTTTGAGAAGTGCTTTGTGCCGCAGGTGCAGAAGCATCTGAAATCCAAAGGGCTTCGAGAAAAAGCAGTACTACTTTTGGATTTTCCTGCAGCACATCCAGCTGAAGAACTGCTGAGCTCAGATGATGGCAGAATAATTGTGAAATATTTGCCACCAAATGTCACAAGTCTAATTCAACCTATGAGCCAGGGAGTTCTAACCACAGTCAAAAGATATTACCGAGCAGGACTTATCCAGAAGTACATGGATGAAGGAAATGACCCAAAAACATTTTGGAAGAATTTGACAGTGTTGGATGCAATTTATGAGGCATCAAGAGCCTGGAACCAGATAAGATCAAACACCATAACCAGAGCGTGGAAAAAACTTTTCCCTGGCAATGAGGAAAATCCAAGTGTGAGCATTGATGAAGGAGCCATTTTAGCAGCTAATTTAGCAACGGTTTTGCAGAATACTGAAGACTGTGAACATGTTAACATTGAAAATATTGAGCAGTGGTTTGACTCTCGGAGTAGTGGCTCAAACTGTCAGGTGTTAGCTGACATTGTAGGTGCTGCAGACCGGGTGAAGGTCACTGAGCAAAAACCTTCTAGGAAAACTAGGAAAGCAGAACTGAACCCAGAGAAGCATATTAGTCATAAAGCTGCACTTGAATGGACTGAAAATTTGCTGGATTATCTAGAACAACAGGATGACATGCTACTCTCTGATAAGCTGGTATTGCGGAGGCTTCGGACCATtataagaagaaaacagagaatacaaaataaaagtcatCTATAA